The genomic segment GCAcaatcatatataaaaaaaaaattagttactAAAAAATTACTTCAGATTAATATGGAATATTTGAGAGCCTAAGATAGCTAAGATACCTGATACGGTAAAACTAGGAATCTGGAGAATAATATAAGTTATCTTGTGAGGCCACAAAAATGAGGCATTGCCTTTGAAAAATTGGCAAAACCCAAGGAAAAAACGAGGGATAGTTCAGAAGTAGATTCAATACATGCATTATCAGAAGGAAAGTACTGTTTTACAGAGCAAACTTAAGGATGACAGCATaacccaaaaccaaaaaaattactGAAAAATGCTTCGTACAGCACTTGCATAAAGTAAACATCCTCATGTTAATTCATAATATATGAATTAAGGATCCTTTCCACAattatacacacacacacacacttaAGCAAGGGCAATTAAAGATCCTTTCCATGATCATGAGAGTTGTTCATGGGCTTAAAGAGGAGATTAGGAGGGAAGTAGAATTATTTGCACCAAGTCTTTTTAGAAAATGCTTTTCCTAAATGCTTCAattgttaaaaaaagaaagacttcTTTTCAGGTTAGGATCTTAGAATGATAAAAACTAGTAGACTAAGGAATCTTCATCTGTTACTACTAATGATCATAGTGATTTTTCATTGAGTGCTTTTATAGTGATGGTAAAAGTCACATAAGATCATAGCAACGAGCTTTACTTTTAGGGAAGGACTTTGGGGAAAACATTGGTGGGGTCGTTTAAATAATGGACTCTTTGAATATCCTAAGAGTTAAGACAATCTTGGAGAGTGCTATGGTAGCCACCGTGATCATTGAGTATAGAGAATTTTAAGCTCTTGCTTTAATTTCTTCCCAATTTCCTATATTTTTCCTTGTGTTTCTTCAgattcttcctctttttctttgatcaCTCTCTATTTGCTCACTTCCTTTCATTCTTTCCCTCCCTTTCCAAGTCGTCCccatcattattgatttttccTTAGCTGCTATGAAATTATGCACACTAAAGACTAGTTGAGTGATTTTAGCGTTAAGGGATTAATCCTGTATTAAACCCTATCTTAGATGAGTCCTGATTATCTCGACCTAGATGAATTATCATAATCAACTTGTTCAATTCATGGAATACTCAAGCTTCCAATTCAATCGAACCCAATAcggaaaaaacaaaaccaccTCTCTATTACATCCCAGCATCTGAAATTAACCTAAAGAACCCAAAACTAATTCCATTGCTTAACCAAATCTTTAATATGCTATggtaatttagaaaaaaaccAATACTATAGTAGTAATAGAGAGAGTGATAGAATTAGTAGCAAGACTGAAGCCGATCAGAAAATTATGGGAAAGAACATAGAAGATTACCTTGAGAATGAGATGAGGATTGAACCAAACCTCATCGATAGTAGGAAGGAGAGCATCGAGCAAAGAAGGCCTGAGGTAGACGAGTGTGTTGGCAGCGAGAAGGCCCGCCGTAACAGGGGGCTTCCACGGCAGTCGGTAGTATTCGTTGACGGCGTGAAGACCAAGCAGCGGTAGCATTCCCCAAGAAACCCCCCTTCCTCTTCCCCATCTTCCACTATCCATACTGTTTCTTTCTTAGAGTTGTATTCCAATTCCAAAATGCAATTGCGACTTCACTGGTAAGGAAAAGAAACGCATACAACTTATCACGCAAGGAAGGAActaaggaagaagaagcttCAGCGATTATGATTGCCCTTTCCAGACTCTTCCTTGCGCTTAGGTAGCCTCCATCCATTTatttaactctttttttattattatttttttaaagtgagCTCAGATGTTCAAAACGCTGCGTTTTGCTCTTCGaatttcaaacatttttttttcctgattTCACCCCAAAAACAATTGGCTTGCTCGTGAAAAATGGCAACGGCGGCAATGGGTGGCGGATTTGTGAATGTGATGAAATCTGTACATCATATGGTGACAAGTAATGGCGTTGGCGTGTTGGGTAAGGCGGTATGTGCATCCTCATCACGCTATTTCCATTTCTATTCCGTGTCCCTACAAAGCAGAGGAAggggaggaggaggaggattACAATTATTCTGCTGCAGCAGAGGCGGCAGCGGCGGCTGCGGCGACTATAGTGATGGAAATACTAACGGTTACTTAAAATTGAGGGATGAAGAGCTGATGAAACAATGCCAGATGAACACCTTCAAATCGTCGGGACCAGGAGGACAGCACCGTAACAAGCGAGAGTCCGCCGTTCGTCTCAAGCACCTTCCCACCGGTATCGTTGCTCAGGTGTgctcaagttttttttttttctgctttttgattttcttataagaaaagaataataaatttacataTAGAGTACTATCTATGTAAATTGTGATACCATTATTAGCCAATCGACGTGAAATAGGCCGTGGAGGACCGATCCCAGCACATGAATCGTGCATCTGCTTTAGCACGCCTCCGCACTCTTATTGCTCTcaaaggtatttttttttttttacatggaTGCAAACCTTTGCCCTCACTTTGCTTCTTCAATTCAAATTGCTTATTGATTGGTATTTCGCAACACCTCAACTGAACTTGCCTTCCATTTGCCCTTTTGTCTTTTTGATACTATggtatatttgtttttgctaaTTGAGGCAGTCAGGAATCCAGTCCATCTCCACACATATTCTCCTCCTCCGGAGCTTCTTGAGATTCTTCCTCCCAAGTCAACAATTAGGGGATCAGATTCTCGTCCTCAAATTGGACCCAACAATCCTAAATTTGTTCTGGTATGCTTCTATTTGCGTGTgtgttctttcttcttccttcttcccactttttcattttcttcttttctttgtacCCAGCTTAATTCATTCTAGTATTACATAGTGGTGAATTATAGTATCCTTTTCCTCGTCTACAGGGAATGCAGGCTTTGCTGGATCTAATCTTTGCAGTTGAAGGTTCTGTATCGGACGCAGCAAAGGTTCTGGGGTGCGTCACATTAGGCTCCATTTTTACTTATAATAGAACAAGCGTCTGTTACTTCCATTAACATACTTCTGTTGGCAATCTATTTGATTCTTCTATTCTGCCTATGGTCTCTACTGGTAATACAGGGAGGAGTCAAAATCTATCTTCTGTTTTTGACAGTATACTGGCCATCCCTTAATGACTATAATGAACTTCCAGCTCTAGTATAAGGGGAAAAGTTGTAGGAAACAtctagaaagaaagaaagaaagaaagaaacttttCATCTCATACACTTGTATCGTGAGAGAGTTTCTGTTGATTGTGAGTTCTTAGAATTGCAAAATTCAAGTTCCTGCAAATTGTTGCTTACTGCTCTTCAAATGAGTTGCTTGATGTGTCCATTAGCATACAGACCACCTTAAAGTTGTCCCTGTCTAATTTTGCAGAATGAGTACAGGGGCACTGTCACGGTTAATACTATCAGATGATTCTCTTCGGATGGCAGTAAATGAGCTGAGGGCTTCCAAGGTAGAACACTTAACCATTATAAGAGCTATGGTTTTAGTTTGTGTCCTTGTTTACTTTTATCAGGGAAATAACTTGTAGAACTAAAAGAAATGGGGCATTTTCATTTAACCATGCAGTATGCTAGTATTCTGTCCATTATACTTGGTCATCCTTTTTGCTTGGTTCCCAACCTTTCTCAATCCTATTTCTATTGAAAGATTATCTTGTCTCACAGTGCATCTTACTACATTCCAATTTTGAACCTTACCTTTTGATTGTCTATTAGGAATAAAGCTTGCATACTTCTGAACGTTGAGTTGTGCATTTGCCTGACATATCATTACATATCTGCTCCTAATTGAAAACTTCATAACTTGGAAGGATTGAAATTTGGCTAACTTTATTTTGTCTTTGATTGAGAACAAGCTACAATGATTGTATGGGATTGGCTAACTAGATTCTTTATATTGGGATTATATGCTTACAATTAAATAgttgttcttgatttttttcGCCCTTACCTTCAGAAATCTACTTTTTCATGCCTTGTTGTGCTGGCTTCACCAAGTAGTAGAGCTTGATGGCTTAATGGTTCgtttattttaatattgtcCGATCGTAAAAATTTCTTGATCTGGTTACAGTACCATTTTTGTTGGCTTCGTTGTTAGAGCATCATTAAAAGAATTTCTTTATGTCATTGAATTTCATTCTTCCGAACATCTTGATTTTATAGTAATAAACTGTAACAGaatgaattataattttattggtTCTCCTTAGGGTATGAAGCCGCTGAAGTAGCACTGTCAACCATGGATGCTAATTATTGCACTACATAATCAGGTataacaatttctttttatttattataaataaatgatgCAAAAGACAGAAGATGTTTGCTACCTAATATCCACATTTAACTTTTAGGTCATAgtccaaaattgaaaataatatttctttcagaggtaattttttttttaaatgttctTTTGGTTACATTTATTGAGTTGCATTCTTTAGTATACAAATTGAAAATTCTTGAATTAAGATTATCGTGACATCTGGTGGTTTTAGTTTTGATTGTGGCTGTGTAGTGCTTTCACAGTTGTGTGCATCTCTGACTTCATACTCTAGT from the Theobroma cacao cultivar B97-61/B2 chromosome 8, Criollo_cocoa_genome_V2, whole genome shotgun sequence genome contains:
- the LOC18592783 gene encoding uncharacterized protein LOC18592783; the encoded protein is MATAAMGGGFVNVMKSVHHMVTSNGVGVLGKAVCASSSRYFHFYSVSLQSRGRGGGGGLQLFCCSRGGSGGCGDYSDGNTNGYLKLRDEELMKQCQMNTFKSSGPGGQHRNKRESAVRLKHLPTGIVAQAVEDRSQHMNRASALARLRTLIALKVRNPVHLHTYSPPPELLEILPPKSTIRGSDSRPQIGPNNPKFVLGMQALLDLIFAVEGSVSDAAKVLGMSTGALSRLILSDDSLRMAVNELRASKGMKPLK